From a single Desulfobulbaceae bacterium DB1 genomic region:
- a CDS encoding glycosyl transferase has product MFSSPLAHPLVTIVIPTFNQARYLPACVDHCLFQSYPDLEIIIVDGGSNDGTKEYLAGLKNKIASQQMEPVSHLAENDEIIRTPVRVYPQNRKLEIITFAKDIGATRTYNEGLGKATGKYCTYVVGDDLPHPHMIEEMAHILENHDTDFVYSDMNLVDDSGCIVRQMRQPDYDFRRCLADWFHLGVSKLYRTELHEKVGLMDEGYTAANDYDHYLRFAMAGCRFYHLPRVLYSIRWHGPERKTGQHSPSRYEILLEESRQCAGRARTFLQEHRPAPER; this is encoded by the coding sequence ATGTTTTCATCCCCTTTAGCGCATCCATTAGTCACCATCGTCATCCCCACCTTCAACCAGGCCCGCTATCTGCCGGCCTGTGTGGATCACTGCCTCTTTCAGAGCTACCCGGACCTGGAAATCATCATTGTGGACGGCGGCTCAAACGACGGCACCAAAGAGTATCTGGCCGGCCTCAAAAACAAAATCGCCTCCCAGCAGATGGAGCCGGTGAGCCACCTCGCTGAAAATGACGAAATCATCCGGACGCCTGTTCGTGTCTATCCCCAGAACAGAAAACTGGAAATTATCACCTTTGCAAAGGACATCGGCGCCACGCGAACGTATAACGAAGGGTTGGGCAAAGCGACGGGAAAATACTGCACCTATGTGGTCGGGGACGACCTCCCCCACCCGCACATGATTGAAGAGATGGCGCACATCCTCGAAAACCATGACACGGATTTTGTGTACTCGGACATGAACCTGGTCGACGACAGCGGCTGCATTGTCCGCCAGATGCGGCAACCCGACTATGACTTCAGGAGATGCCTGGCCGACTGGTTTCATCTCGGGGTGAGCAAGCTCTACCGGACCGAACTACATGAAAAGGTGGGGCTGATGGACGAAGGCTACACAGCGGCCAACGACTACGATCATTATCTGCGTTTTGCCATGGCCGGCTGCCGTTTTTACCACCTTCCCAGGGTGCTTTATTCCATCCGCTGGCATGGTCCGGAAAGAAAAACCGGCCAGCACAGCCCGAGCCGTTATGAAATCCTGCTGGAAGAGTCCAGACAGTGCGCCGGAAGGGCACGAACCTTTCTTCAAGAACATCGGCCGGCTCCGGAGCGGTAA
- a CDS encoding glycosyltransferase translates to MKENRVVPCNVSGYTGQQFYQPALAGAQTLTEYIFDAKVYLTVGETLKRLSPDAYSLFLVDFLARGMDRYGARWKYADICTVLFSLAELFELRDYLEIGVRRGRSMAMVAAARPQASLVGFDLWQKDYAGMENPGPDFVAAELARVGFSGKLTLVSGDSHQAVPRFFTDNAEAYFDMITVDGDHSEEGAAQDLQVVLPRLRIGGVVVFDDIVHPAHAYLRAVWQREVKSLANFSSYEFSDLGYGVAFAVKKSD, encoded by the coding sequence ATGAAAGAAAACAGAGTCGTTCCCTGCAATGTATCCGGGTATACCGGACAGCAATTTTACCAACCCGCCCTGGCGGGCGCCCAGACCTTGACGGAGTACATTTTCGATGCCAAGGTGTACCTCACGGTGGGCGAGACCCTGAAACGGCTTTCTCCCGACGCGTATTCCCTGTTTCTTGTCGATTTCCTCGCCAGAGGCATGGATCGGTACGGGGCGAGATGGAAGTACGCCGACATCTGCACTGTGCTTTTCAGTCTTGCGGAACTTTTTGAACTGCGCGATTATCTCGAAATCGGCGTGCGCAGGGGAAGAAGCATGGCCATGGTTGCCGCCGCCAGACCGCAGGCCTCGTTAGTCGGGTTCGACCTGTGGCAGAAGGACTATGCCGGCATGGAAAATCCCGGGCCGGATTTTGTTGCCGCCGAACTCGCCAGGGTCGGATTTTCAGGGAAACTCACCCTTGTCTCGGGGGATTCGCATCAGGCGGTGCCCCGGTTTTTTACGGACAATGCCGAGGCCTATTTCGATATGATAACCGTCGATGGCGACCATTCCGAAGAGGGCGCCGCGCAAGACCTGCAGGTTGTGCTGCCAAGACTCCGCATCGGCGGCGTGGTGGTGTTCGACGATATTGTTCATCCTGCCCATGCCTATCTCCGCGCGGTCTGGCAAAGAGAAGTGAAATCGCTCGCGAATTTTTCCTCCTATGAGTTTTCGGATTTAGGCTATGGGGTCGCCTTTGCCGTGAAAAAATCGGACTGA